A single window of Coffea eugenioides isolate CCC68of chromosome 7, Ceug_1.0, whole genome shotgun sequence DNA harbors:
- the LOC113778038 gene encoding probable trehalose-phosphate phosphatase J — MTKQNVLVSDTKSGISMAITLAVRNSALFTTASQKPPAVPGTYMKKLLQNLEINTGAKINSWVDSMRASSPTHLKSTPPLSSDDQSSSTLHHPSALDMFEQITNASKGKQIVMFLDYDGTLSPIVEDPDRAFMSDAMRAAVRKLARYFPTAIVSGRCRDKVYSFVRLAELYYAGSHGMDIKGPSKGYKHKKGAQAVLFQPDAANEFLPMIDEVYEALLEKTKSTEGAKVENNKFCVSVHFRCVDEKKWVELAQQVKSVLKDYPKLRLTQGRKVLEIRPTIKWDKGKALEFLLESLGYANRKDVFPVYIGDDRTDEDAFKVLKERRQGFGILVSKTPKETSASYSLKEPSEVKDFLQRLVQWKRLCLGRQSRVRRQLEDINAISG; from the exons ATGACCAAACAGAATGTGCTAGTATCTGATACAAAATCAGGTATCAGCATGGCAATAACACTTGCGGTGAGAAACTCAGCACTCTTCACCACTGCATCCCAGAAGCCTCCAGCTGTTCCGGGAACTTACATGAAGAAGCTGCTTCAGAACCTTGAAATCAATACTGGGGCCAAAATCAACTCTTGGGTTGACTCAATGAGAGCTTCTTCCCCTACTCATCTCAAGTCCACCCCACCTCTCTCTTCTGACGACCAATCCTCCTCGACG CTGCACCATCCATCGGCTCTGGACATGTTTGAGCAAATAACTAATGCTTCCAAAGGAAAGCAAATAGTGATGTTTCTCGACTACGACGGCACGCTTTCGCCTATAGTGGAGGACCCTGATCGCGCTTTCATGTCGGACGCg ATGAGGGCAGCCGTGAGAAAACTTGCTAGGTATTTTCCCACAGCGATTGTCAGTGGAAGGTGCAGGGACAAG GTATATAGTTTTGTACGACTGGCAGAATTGTACTATGCTGGAAGCCATGGAATGGACATAAAAGGGCCATCAAAAGGTTACAAACACAAGAAA GGAGCTCAAGCTGTGCTTTTTCAACCAGATGCAGCTAATGAATTTCTTCCTATGATAGATGAG GTTTATGAAGCACTACTAGAGAAAACTAAATCAACGGAAGGGGCAAAAGTGGAGAATAATAAATTTTGTGTGTCTGTACACTTCCGCTGTGTTGATGAAAAG AAATGGGTTGAACTGGCACAGCAAGTCAAATCAGTCTTGAAGGACTACCCAAAGCTTCGATTAACCCAAGGAAGAAAG GTATTAGAAATCCGTCCTACTATTAAATGGGACAAGGGGAAGGCCCTCGAATTTTTGTTAGAATCACTtg GTTACGCCAATCGTAAAGATGTATTTCCTGTTTATATTGGGGACGATCGAACCGATGAAGATGCTTTCAAG GTGTTGAAAGAGAGAAGACAAGGTTTTGGAATTCTTGTTTCAAAAACTCCAAAAGAAACCAGTGCTTCTTATTCACTAAAAGAACCATCAGAG GTGAAGGACTTTCTCCAACGCCTAGTGCAGTGGAAAAGGCTGTGCTTAGGACGACAGTCCAGAGTTCGAAGGCAGCTTGAAGACATAAATGCAATCTCTGGCTAA